From Microbacterium sp. 10M-3C3:
GTGACGCCGCGGGGCGTGCGGTGGGTGCAGGACGCGGCGACCGCGGTGGATGCCGACGCGCGCACCGTGACGCTGGCATCGGGCGACGTCCTCCCGTACGACCAGCTCGTGCTGTGCCCCGGCATCCACATGGATTGGGACGCGGTGCCGGGCCTCGCCGAGGCGATGGACACGCCCGAGGGTGTGTCGAACTACGACTACGCCCTGGCCGCGAAGGCATCGCCCGTGCTCCGGGATGTCCGCGGCGGCACCGTGGTCTTCGTGCAGGCGGGCTCCGCCACGACCTGCCCGGGAGCCGCCCAGAAGCCGATGTATCTCGCGTGCGACTGGTGGCGCGCCACCGGCGTGCTCGCCGACATCCGCGTCGTCCTCGTGACACCCGAGCGCTCGCTCCACGGCATCGACGCGATCGACGCCGAGCTGCGCCGCAAGGTGGAGGAGTACGGCATCGAGGTGCGGCGGGGCGCCCACCTGCTCGCCGTGGACTCCGCGACACGCACGGTGACGATCGGCACCGCGGATGCGGCGGAGACGCTCGCGTATGACGTGCTGCACGCCGCGCCGCCGCAGTCGGCGCCCGCGTGGCTGGAGCCGACCGGGCTGACGGTGCCGCGCTCCTCGGGCGGCTGGATCGACATCGATCCCGAGACGCTGCGTCATCGGCGCCGCCCGGAGGTGTGGGCGCTCGGGGATGCGGCGGCGATCGACGCCTACCGCTCCGGCGGAGGCCTGCGGTCGCAGGCCAAGGTCCTGGCGGCGAACCTCGTGGCCGCGGTGCGCGGCCGGGAGATCCGGGCCCGCTTCGACGGGTACGGTGTGTGTCCCTACACGGTGAGCCGCCGCACCGTCGTGTTCGCGGAATTCGACCGCCGCGGCCGGCTCGAGCCGACAGTGCCGTTCTGGCGGACGCTCTACCGCGAGCGGCGCTTCTCGTGGGTGATGGACCGGCGCATCCTGCCCTGGGTGTACTGGCATCTCATCCTGTCGGGCCGCGCGTGAGCCTGACGGCGGCGGGGGAGGCGACGGTGTAGCCTCATGCCAGGGCGGGGCAGGGGGCATCCGTCCGATGCGGGGGATGAGCGCATGGTCACGACTTCGGGCGGACGCGCCGGCGTCTTCGTCGCCCCGCAACATGCCGCGGCCATCGCCGGTCTCGGCGCTCTCGTCGCGGCCGCCCGCACCGAGCGCGGCTTCTCGCCGCAGGAGTTCGCGGCGCTCGCCGCCATCTCCACGGCCGATCTCGCCGCGCTCGAAGCGGGCGACGCCGGCACGACCCTCGCGGTGCTGCACGCCGTCGCCGAAGCTCTCGACATGTCGGCCGGCGAGCTGCTGGCCGGTCCGCCGCCTCAGCCTCAGCCTCAGCCACGCACCACCGCCGCGCCCCGCACGCCGGAGCCCGCCCACGCGCCGCAGTACGTCTTCGTCACCGACGCCGCTGCCCGCCCCGAGCACGCCGTTGTGGAGCCCATCGTGCCGCAGCCCGTGCCCGTGGCGTCCGCGCCCGGGGCGCAGCCCGTGCGCACGGCATCCGCTCCGCACGCGGGCCGCAGCTACGTCACCCGCGTGCCCGACACCGCCGGCGCACCCGCGCCCCGCCGCACGCACGGCGTGCCCCGCACGTTCGCCGACCTTCGCGTCGGCGTGCTCGCCGAGCGCGCCTTCCCGACGCTGCCGCACTTCGCCGTGGCCGCGGTCACCGAGGCGGGGCACGCGATCTCGGTGGTCGCGCGCATCTTCCGCGTGCCGGCGTGGAAGCTCGAGGGGTGGGTGCGCGACGGCGTGTCCGAGCCGCCCGCGGCCCGCACCCGGCAGTGGACGTAGCGCCCGCGCACGTGCCCTCCGGTTCATCCGCCGTAACCCGCCCGTCATCGGCAGTGCGCTACCGTCGGGCGCATGCCGAGCCGCAGAGCACGTTCCCGAGCGCCGATCCGCCCGCCGTACCGGCAGCCGGTGTGGCTCGTCGTGGGCGTGTCGATCATCGCCGCCGGCACGCTCGTGCTCGTCGTCGCGGCGTTCCTCACCTTCGGGCGCTGACCGCCGGGGCGCTCCGGCCGCAGCCACCGCCTCACCGGGCGCGGGGTGTCACAGGGCGCGGAGCTTCTCCAGCAACGGCTCGGCGACCTCCGACACGAAGCGGTCCTGCTGCTCGTCGCCGACCTGCACGACAGCGATGTCGGTGAAGCCGGCGTCGATGTACGGGCGCACGCTCTCAGCGAGGGCGTCGAGATCCGGCCCGCATGCGATCGAAGAGGCGACGTCCTCCTCGCGCACGAACTGGGACGCGGCGGCGAAGCCCGCGGGCGTGGGCAGGTCGGCGTTGACGTACCAGCCGCCGCCGAACCACCGGAACTGCTCGTGCGCACGCGCGATCGCGGTCTTCTCGTCCGGGTCCCAGCTGATCGGGATCTGGCCGATCTTGCGGGAGGCAGCCGTGCCGGTGCCCGACTCCGAGCCGCCGGCCGGATGCGCCGCATCCCAGCTGTCCACGAGATCGGCGTCGGGCTCCACGGCGATCATGTGCTCGGCGAGTCCGGCGAAGCGGTCCACGCCGCTGTCACCCGATACGGCGACGCCGATCGGCACGCCGCCGTCCGGGCAGTCCCAGATGCGGGCGGAGTCGACGCGGAAGTACTGTCCGTCGTAGGTCACGAGGTCGCCGGTGTGCAGTTCCCGGATGATCTCGAGCGCCTCGACGAGCATGTCCTGGCGCGCGGCGACGGCCGGCCAGCCCTCGCCGACGACGTGCTCGTTGAGGTTCTCGCCCGACCCGACGCCGAGTGTGAAGCGCCCCTCGGACATCAGCTGGAGGGTTGCGGCCTTCTGCGCCACGACGGCGGGGTGATAGCGCACCGTCGGACACGTCACGTACGTCATGAGGTCGACGCGCGACGTCGCGTACGCGA
This genomic window contains:
- a CDS encoding helix-turn-helix transcriptional regulator, which produces MVTTSGGRAGVFVAPQHAAAIAGLGALVAAARTERGFSPQEFAALAAISTADLAALEAGDAGTTLAVLHAVAEALDMSAGELLAGPPPQPQPQPRTTAAPRTPEPAHAPQYVFVTDAAARPEHAVVEPIVPQPVPVASAPGAQPVRTASAPHAGRSYVTRVPDTAGAPAPRRTHGVPRTFADLRVGVLAERAFPTLPHFAVAAVTEAGHAISVVARIFRVPAWKLEGWVRDGVSEPPAARTRQWT
- a CDS encoding FAD-dependent oxidoreductase, with the protein product MDARVVIIGGGNAGLSVAGRLRRAGLRDVTVIEPRGTHVFAPLQSHIAGGVARASEAARPQQDVTPRGVRWVQDAATAVDADARTVTLASGDVLPYDQLVLCPGIHMDWDAVPGLAEAMDTPEGVSNYDYALAAKASPVLRDVRGGTVVFVQAGSATTCPGAAQKPMYLACDWWRATGVLADIRVVLVTPERSLHGIDAIDAELRRKVEEYGIEVRRGAHLLAVDSATRTVTIGTADAAETLAYDVLHAAPPQSAPAWLEPTGLTVPRSSGGWIDIDPETLRHRRRPEVWALGDAAAIDAYRSGGGLRSQAKVLAANLVAAVRGREIRARFDGYGVCPYTVSRRTVVFAEFDRRGRLEPTVPFWRTLYRERRFSWVMDRRILPWVYWHLILSGRA
- a CDS encoding LLM class F420-dependent oxidoreductase; this encodes MTRFGYTLMTEQSGPRQLVDYAVKAEEAGFDFLVSSDHYSPWLVSQGHAPYAWSVLGAVAYATSRVDLMTYVTCPTVRYHPAVVAQKAATLQLMSEGRFTLGVGSGENLNEHVVGEGWPAVAARQDMLVEALEIIRELHTGDLVTYDGQYFRVDSARIWDCPDGGVPIGVAVSGDSGVDRFAGLAEHMIAVEPDADLVDSWDAAHPAGGSESGTGTAASRKIGQIPISWDPDEKTAIARAHEQFRWFGGGWYVNADLPTPAGFAAASQFVREEDVASSIACGPDLDALAESVRPYIDAGFTDIAVVQVGDEQQDRFVSEVAEPLLEKLRAL